A part of Thermotoga petrophila RKU-1 genomic DNA contains:
- a CDS encoding nucleoside kinase gives MRKITLRSKLDGREIVFEENQNLFDIAREYQKYYRYKILAARVNNRIIELFRTPDRSGELEFLDLTDPDGLRIYQRGLVFLASLAVRKLNSEWRLKVLHSLGKGIYCEIYKGNELIVPDQNQVFAIKDKMRELVEKDLPIEKRTFYKDEAREILMKEGLVKTVNLFKYRKKRTVKLYHCDGFWAYFYGYLPPSTGRIDVFDVQPYNQGLVLVHPDPKTRELPVIHMPKLSQVFLEYARWLNVLELEYVSDLNDIIARGERHVADLMLLSEALHEKKISDIADEIAKDKRKRLILIAGPSSSGKTTFAKRLSLQLRVNGLKPVAISLDDYFVDREKTPRDENGNYDFDSIEALDIELFNRNLQDLLAGKEVVLPKFNFKTGKRMRGPTLKLEKDNIIIVEGIHGLNERLTASIPKEQKFKIYVSALTQLNIDDHNRVTTTDTRLIRRIVRDYKFRGHTAYDTLKMWPNVRKGEERNIFPFQEEADVMFNSALVYEIPVLRIFAEPLLVQVPEDVPEYSEALRLLKLLDFFLPITNIEDIPDKSILREFIGRSIFKY, from the coding sequence ATGCGAAAGATCACACTTCGTTCAAAACTGGACGGGAGAGAGATCGTTTTCGAGGAAAATCAAAATCTCTTCGATATAGCCAGAGAGTACCAGAAGTACTACAGGTACAAAATACTGGCTGCGAGGGTGAACAACAGGATAATAGAACTCTTCAGAACACCCGATAGAAGCGGAGAACTCGAATTTTTAGACCTCACAGATCCCGACGGACTCAGAATATACCAGAGAGGACTCGTCTTCCTCGCAAGTCTCGCCGTGAGAAAACTGAATTCGGAATGGCGATTGAAGGTCCTTCACTCACTCGGGAAGGGGATATACTGCGAAATCTATAAGGGAAATGAATTAATCGTTCCCGATCAGAATCAGGTGTTCGCCATAAAAGATAAGATGAGAGAACTCGTCGAGAAAGATCTGCCTATTGAGAAGAGAACGTTCTACAAAGACGAAGCAAGGGAGATATTAATGAAGGAAGGACTTGTGAAAACGGTCAACCTCTTCAAGTACAGAAAGAAGAGAACCGTGAAGCTTTACCACTGCGATGGTTTTTGGGCGTACTTCTACGGATATCTTCCACCGAGCACCGGCAGGATTGACGTTTTCGATGTTCAGCCCTACAATCAGGGGCTCGTTCTTGTCCATCCGGATCCAAAAACAAGAGAGCTTCCCGTCATCCACATGCCCAAACTCTCCCAGGTGTTCCTCGAATACGCCCGATGGCTGAACGTTCTGGAACTCGAGTACGTATCCGATCTCAACGATATCATAGCCCGTGGGGAAAGGCACGTGGCTGACCTTATGCTTCTTTCCGAAGCACTTCATGAAAAGAAGATCTCAGACATAGCGGATGAAATCGCAAAAGACAAAAGAAAACGGCTCATTCTGATTGCGGGTCCTTCCTCTTCGGGAAAGACCACCTTCGCCAAGAGACTCTCACTCCAGCTCAGAGTGAACGGTCTAAAACCGGTTGCCATTTCCCTTGACGACTACTTTGTGGACAGAGAAAAAACACCGCGTGATGAAAACGGAAACTACGATTTCGACTCGATAGAGGCCCTCGACATAGAACTCTTCAACAGGAACCTTCAGGATCTTTTGGCTGGAAAAGAGGTGGTCCTGCCGAAGTTCAACTTCAAGACCGGAAAGAGAATGAGAGGTCCCACGCTCAAATTGGAGAAGGACAACATCATCATCGTCGAAGGAATACACGGTCTGAACGAACGTCTGACGGCCTCAATACCGAAAGAGCAAAAGTTCAAGATATACGTGAGTGCATTGACTCAGCTGAACATAGACGATCACAACAGAGTCACAACAACGGACACGCGGCTCATCAGAAGAATCGTGAGGGACTACAAGTTCCGGGGACACACCGCGTACGATACATTGAAGATGTGGCCAAACGTCAGAAAGGGTGAAGAAAGAAACATCTTCCCGTTCCAGGAAGAGGCCGATGTGATGTTCAACTCGGCCCTGGTTTACGAAATACCAGTGCTCAGGATATTCGCTGAACCGCTTCTCGTTCAAGTTCCGGAAGATGTTCCAGAGTACTCGGAAGCGCTGAGACTTCTGAAACTTCTGGACTTCTTCCTTCCGATCACGAACATAGAAGATATTCCCGATAAATCGATCCTCAGAGAGTTCATAGGAAGGAGTATCTTCAAATATTGA
- the aglA gene encoding alpha-glucosidase AglA — MKISIIGAGSVRFALQLVGDIAQTEELSREDTHIYMMDVHERRLNASYILARKYVEELNSPVKIVKTSSLDEAIDGADFIINTAYPYDPRYHDSGSQRWDEVTKVGEKHGYYRGIDSQELNMVSTYTYVLSSYPDMKLALEIAEKMKKMAPKAYLMQTANPVFEITQAVRRWTGANIVGFCHGVAGVYEVFEKLDLDPEEVDWQVAGVNHGIWLNRFRYRGEDAYPLLDEWIEKKLPEWEPKNPWDTQMSPAAMDMYKFYGMLPIGDTVRNGSWKYHYNLETKKKWFGKFGGIDNEVERPKFHEQLRRARERLIKLAEEVQQNPGMKLTEEHPEIFPKGKLSGEQHIPFINAIANNKRVRLFLNVENQGTLKDFPDDVVMELPVWVDCCGIHREKVEPDLTHRIKIFYLWPRILRMEWNLEAYISRDRKVLEEILIRDPRTKSYEQIVQVLDEIFNLPFNEELRRYYKEKL; from the coding sequence ATGAAGATCTCCATCATCGGAGCAGGAAGTGTGAGGTTCGCACTTCAGCTTGTGGGAGACATCGCTCAGACGGAGGAACTTTCAAGGGAAGATACACACATCTACATGATGGACGTTCACGAAAGAAGACTGAACGCATCTTACATCCTCGCAAGAAAGTACGTGGAAGAGCTGAACTCTCCTGTGAAGATCGTAAAAACATCCAGTCTGGATGAAGCCATAGATGGAGCAGACTTCATCATAAACACCGCCTATCCTTACGATCCGAGGTACCACGACAGCGGCTCTCAAAGATGGGACGAGGTCACAAAGGTCGGTGAAAAACACGGCTACTACAGAGGAATAGACAGTCAAGAGCTGAACATGGTTTCCACTTACACCTACGTTCTTTCTTCTTATCCCGACATGAAGCTCGCCCTCGAGATAGCGGAGAAGATGAAAAAGATGGCACCCAAAGCGTACTTGATGCAGACGGCAAATCCCGTCTTCGAGATCACGCAGGCGGTGAGAAGGTGGACTGGTGCGAACATAGTGGGGTTCTGCCACGGTGTTGCCGGGGTTTATGAAGTCTTCGAAAAACTCGACCTCGATCCGGAAGAGGTAGACTGGCAGGTCGCCGGGGTGAACCACGGTATCTGGCTGAACAGGTTCAGATACAGAGGAGAAGATGCATACCCGCTTCTTGACGAGTGGATAGAGAAGAAGCTACCAGAGTGGGAGCCGAAGAACCCATGGGACACACAGATGTCTCCTGCCGCGATGGATATGTACAAATTTTACGGTATGCTTCCGATAGGTGACACCGTGAGGAACGGCAGCTGGAAGTACCACTACAACCTGGAGACGAAGAAGAAGTGGTTTGGAAAGTTCGGCGGTATAGACAACGAAGTGGAAAGACCGAAATTCCACGAGCAACTCAGAAGAGCAAGAGAGCGCCTCATAAAACTCGCAGAAGAGGTTCAGCAAAACCCAGGTATGAAACTCACAGAGGAACATCCCGAGATCTTCCCGAAAGGAAAACTCAGCGGAGAACAGCACATTCCTTTCATCAACGCGATAGCGAACAACAAACGTGTGAGGCTCTTTCTGAACGTGGAGAACCAGGGAACACTCAAAGACTTTCCCGATGATGTCGTGATGGAACTTCCCGTCTGGGTGGACTGCTGTGGAATCCACAGAGAGAAAGTGGAACCCGATCTCACCCACCGGATAAAGATCTTCTATCTGTGGCCCAGGATTCTGAGAATGGAGTGGAACTTAGAAGCATACATCTCGAGGGACAGAAAGGTGCTCGAAGAAATCCTCATCAGAGATCCAAGGACAAAATCCTACGAGCAGATCGTGCAAGTGCTCGATGAGATCTTCAACCTGCCGTTCAACGAAGAGTTGAGGAGATACTACAAAGAGAAACTCTGA
- a CDS encoding DUF4941 domain-containing protein: MMRRLILLFAIFSVTLLAETITLDATLLNFDDLLQLLEIHSRVFDVTPPSTGTVGSMRYLEYNGHVLANVEDLYILDNNKLPSPGVPVETLKLFGVDYIQTGDGVKIITCRVNSIEEIGKTVVVNFEGEKNFDVEQTQNSVRIIAKDWLLFRGVVKMPEEVLYEKENVRIERTAESDGQFRILLSAESVGKYVVKPFGERVDPYEKDVVFLVGYGDGRIIVRSFSKDLNGLDLPAYSESLKLARKIANELGYKLEECPVYDIPVGVIGMIVLLKGKDEMPVFLNTVERLMAE, from the coding sequence TTGATGAGAAGGTTGATACTGCTCTTTGCTATCTTTTCTGTGACTTTGCTTGCGGAGACAATCACACTCGATGCGACTCTTTTGAATTTCGATGATCTGCTGCAGCTTCTGGAGATCCACTCCAGGGTGTTTGACGTCACCCCACCTTCCACTGGGACTGTGGGAAGTATGAGGTACCTCGAGTACAACGGGCACGTTCTTGCAAACGTTGAAGACCTCTACATACTCGACAACAACAAACTGCCGTCTCCTGGGGTTCCAGTGGAAACCTTGAAACTCTTCGGAGTGGATTACATTCAAACCGGCGATGGTGTGAAGATCATAACGTGTCGCGTGAACTCGATCGAAGAGATAGGAAAAACCGTCGTTGTGAATTTCGAAGGTGAGAAGAACTTCGACGTTGAACAAACTCAGAACTCTGTGAGAATCATTGCAAAAGATTGGCTCTTGTTCAGAGGAGTCGTTAAGATGCCCGAGGAAGTTCTCTACGAAAAAGAGAATGTCAGAATCGAAAGAACGGCCGAGAGTGATGGCCAGTTCAGGATTCTGTTGTCCGCCGAATCGGTAGGAAAATACGTTGTGAAACCCTTCGGTGAAAGGGTCGATCCGTACGAGAAGGATGTCGTTTTTCTCGTGGGTTACGGTGATGGAAGAATAATCGTGAGGAGCTTTTCGAAAGACCTGAACGGGCTGGATCTTCCCGCATATTCAGAATCTTTGAAGCTCGCAAGAAAGATAGCAAATGAGCTGGGCTACAAACTCGAAGAATGTCCTGTGTACGATATACCCGTTGGTGTTATCGGGATGATCGTACTTTTGAAGGGAAAAGACGAAATGCCCGTATTTCTGAATACCGTTGAGAGGTTGATGGCGGAATGA